Proteins from one Triticum aestivum cultivar Chinese Spring chromosome 7A, IWGSC CS RefSeq v2.1, whole genome shotgun sequence genomic window:
- the LOC123151841 gene encoding BTB/POZ and MATH domain-containing protein 2-like: MSTSGLLSAMRGAGRQHITVSTLRTAPAAGSHVFRIEEFTRLREKTANGVAVLSSPFGVGGHEWRIRCFPNGRIKDSEGHVSLHLQHDSHARTGDVTATYKMSILDKSWEPSCTQMMENHRFETDDGYWGWRKFMKHKDLDLDREKYLKDDCLSVLCDVTVDLGLRTTDEVAAPEQLNSEPAPLEPPHGLHLAEAADVMIHLGDGKRIGAHRWVLEARSPVFESEIALAPTTGENIAELRVDGMDADVCKALLRFIYTDSPPAQLEEAPATTVEQLLMAADRYELKKLRAACEEALCKKIDVSSVATALALDERYGCPALRKACMRVLSSPDNLEAVAASSDGLEKLKTLSLSVLLDLFDKNMPLREQQRMLRTIRLVSDQSDKGW; the protein is encoded by the coding sequence ATGTCCACGTCGGGCCTCTTGTCTGCCATGCGCGGCGCCGGCCGCCAGCACATCACCGTTTCTACCCTCCGCACGGCACCGGCAGCCGGCTCTCACGTCTTCCGGATCGAGGAGTTCACGCGACTCAGGGAGAAGACGGCCAATGGCGTCGCCGTCTTGTCAAGCCCGTTTGGTGTCGGCGGCCACGAGTGGCGTATCAGGTGCTTCCCGAACGGCAGGATCAAAGATTCGGAGGGCCATGTCTCCCTCCACCTCCAGCACGACAGCCACGCCAGGACCGGCGACGTCACGGCGACGTACAAGATGAGCATACTCGACAAGTCCTGGGAGCCGTCGTGCACCCAAATGATGGAGAATCACCGCTTCGAGACAGACGATGGTTACTGGGGCTGGAGAAAGTTCATGAAACACAAAGATCTTGATCTTGACAGAGAGAAGTACCTCAAGGATGACTGCCTCTCCGTCCTCTGCGACGTCACAGTTGACCTCGGGCTGCGAACCACCGATGAGGTTGCGGCGCCCGAGCAACTCAATTCGGAACCAGCGCCTTTGGAGCCTCCTCATGGCTTACATCTCGCGGAAGCAGCGGACGTGATGATCCACCTCGGCGACGGGAAGAGGATCGGAGCGCACCGGTGGGTGCTGGAGGCCCGATCCCCCGTATTTGAGTCTGAAATCGCGCTCGCCCCGACAACCGGCGAGAACATTGCTGAACTACGcgtcgacggcatggacgccgacgTGTGCAAGGCGCTGCTCAGGTTCATCTACACCGACTCACCGCCGGCGCAGCTCGAGGAGGCACCGGCAACGACCGTGGAGCAGCTGCTCATGGCGGCGGACAGGTACGAACTGAAGAAGTTGAGGGCCGCCTGCGAGGAGGCGCTGTGCAAGAAGATCGACGTGAGCTCCGTGGCCACCGCCCtggcgctggacgagcggtacggCTGCCCGGCACTGAGGAAGGCGTGCATGCGCGTCCTCTCTTCTCCCGATAACCTAGAAGCTGTGGCAGCGTCATCTGATGGTTTGGAGAAGCTCAAGACACTCAGCCTCTCTGTCCTGCTGGATCTATTCGACAAGAACATGCCGTTGCGTGAGCAGCAACGGATGCTCCGGACTATCAGACTCGTGTCGGATCAGTCTGATAAAGGGTGGTGA
- the LOC123152611 gene encoding uncharacterized protein, translating into MATPTDEPTITMETCGDVSDDPTMETIGVLSDVPIVSKSLPIGAVSANFKVTRGFGGIAENAKVNVDRLYLRQIMTGWDANQSDVIKPNAVTGLGKTAVNNWGIYDGPGPKAKLVAKTHGMHTFAGKWSNWFTLVFVVERFEASTLQVMGANDEDEADNEWAIVGGTGEFEMARGIIQRRVYSVTDNTLTHVLTIEFFCRMKEVVPAPTKRGTVGGNKGSLLWEMEGKSQRLENVTIYHVGAVEGFQFSYVDEDGKIRTTGTWGRVHLDPLRKTEIKFGPSEFVKKINGAQRGGGWLSKFEIVTTHKTYGPFGSDIGTPHFSYTVPEDETVVGFFANTDNVFVTSIGVYTI; encoded by the exons ATGGCCACACCCACCGATGAACCCACCATCACCATGGAGACCTGCGGCGACGTCTCCGACGACCCCACCATGGAGACCATCGGTGTCCTCTCCGATGTTCCCATTGTGAGCAAAAGCCTCCCTATAGGCGCCGTCTCCGCCAATTTCAAGGTCACTCGTGGCTTCGGTGGAATCGCGGAGAACGCCAAGGTGAACGTCGACAGGCTGTATCTGCGCCAGATCATGACGGGCTGGGACGCGAATCAGTCGGATGTGATAAAGCCCAATGCCGTAACTGGGCTAGGTAAAACTGCTGTGAACAACTGGGGGATCTATGACGGCCCTGGCCCCAAGGCGAAACTGGTTGCCAAAACGCACGGCATGCACACATTTGCCGGCAAATGGAGCAATTGGTTCACCCTGGTGTTTGTGGTCGAAAG GTTCGAAGCGTCCACTCTTCAGGTTATGGGAGCTAATGATGAGGATGAGGCAGATAATGAGTGGGCCATTGTAGGTGGGACCGGTGAATTCGAGATGGCTCGCGGTATCATCCAGAGAAGAGTATATAGTGTAACAGACAATACATTAACACATGTGCTTACTATTGAATTCTTCTGCCGCATGAAGGAG GTCGTCCCTGCACCTACAAAGAGAGGAACAGTTGGTGGAAATAAAGGCTCCCTGCTTTGGGAAATGGAAGGCAAATCCCAACGTCTAGAAAATGTAACAATCTACCATGTAGGTGCCGTTGAAGGGTTCCAATTTTCCTACGTTGATGAAGACGGGAAAATCCGCACCACTGGTACTTGGGGTCGAGTACATCTTGATCCTTTGCGCAAGACGGAA ATAAAGTTTGGCCCATCAGAGTTTGTGAAAAAGATCAATGGGGCTCAGAGAGGCGGGGGCTGGCTATCAAAATTTGAGATCGTCACCACCCACAAAACGTATGGTCCTTTTGGAAGTGACATCGGCACTCCACATTTCAGCTATACCGTGCCGGAGGACGAGACCGTGGTGGGCTTCTTCGCAAACACTGATAACGTTTTCGTCACTTCAATTGGTGTTTACACCATCTAA